A genomic region of Choristoneura fumiferana chromosome 15, NRCan_CFum_1, whole genome shotgun sequence contains the following coding sequences:
- the LOC141435645 gene encoding uncharacterized protein, whose protein sequence is MTPKSASTLTCNGCSHTIDSRRFLKCSLCNNHFDLICANVSEKRFYNIMSIEHRESWKCKVCREVDNTKSVTTQGSDIAHDIGTRSRSKLNTQSASSPNLAQNTSSAAPAIELLSEMRLLREEVKAARADMLEFRSTISGLSTAVNLCNQRVDDLSERVEAIERQQPANVLPDASIFEEKIASLMQDINDRDQDLLQNDVEVAGVPEGKNESAMHLALSIFNKLGVQLEERDIVSAERAGPLRVAREGGGGAPRPRPLVVRLARRAERDRLLAAARVRRGATTEGITSAVTTFYINERLTKANRILFYKARVEASSRNWKYVWTRDGNIYVRKEHGSPRHRLRSEIDLTKLFGM, encoded by the coding sequence ATGACTCCAAAAAGTGCCTCGACTCTCACCTGTAATGGATGCTCACATACAATTGACAGCCGACGATTTCTCAAGTGTAGTCTATGCAATAATCACTTTGATCTCATTTGTGCAAATGTCAGCGAGAAACGTTTCTACAATATTATGAGCATCGAGCACAGGGAAAGCTGGAAGTGTAAAGTTTGTAGAGAAGTCGACAATACCAAATCGGTTACTACACAAGGAAGTGATATTGCTCACGATATAGGCACACGAAGCCGTTCCAAACTAAACACCCAGAGCGCGAGTTCTCCCAACTTGGCCCAAAATACATCTTCTGCTGCCCCAGCAATAGAACTTCTCTCCGAAATGCGTCTACTCCGCGAGGAAGTGAAGGCAGCCCGTGCGGACATGCTGGAGTTCAGGAGCACCATTTCGGGACTCTCGACGGCTGTGAACCTGTGCAATCAAAGGGTGGACGACCTCTCTGAACGCGTGGAGGCAATTGAACGTCAGCAACCTGCCAATGTGTTACCGGATGCCTCTATTTTCGAAGAGAAAATTGCAAGCTTGATGCAGGACATCAATGACCGAGACCAAGACCTATTACAAAACGACGTAGAAGTGGCAGGCGTACCTGAGGGGAAGAATGAGAGTGCCATGCACCTTGCGCTCAGTATTTTTAACAAGCTAGGCGTGCAGTTGGAGGAACGTGACATAGTGAGCGCGGAGCGCGCAGGCCCATTGCGAGTGGCACGtgagggcggcggcggcgccccgCGCCCTAGACCGCTCGTCGTGCGACTGGCTCGCCGCGCCGAGCGTGACCGCTTGCTGGCTGCTGCGAGAGTGCGCCGCGGCGCCACCACTGAGGGCATCACCTCGGCTGTGACTACATTTTACATCAACGAGCGGCTGACTAAAGCAAACAGGATACTCTTCTACAAAGCGCGTGTAGAGGCTTCTAGCAGGAACTGGAAATATGTCTGGACCCGGGATGGAAACATCTACGTCCGCAAGGAGCATGGCTCACCCCGTCACCGCCTGCGTTCTGAAATTGACCTAACCAAACTTTTTGGTATGTGA